A segment of the Nitrospiria bacterium genome:
AACGGTGGGTCTACCGTCAGTACGACCACATGGTTCGCACCAACACGGTAATTCGGCCGGGTTTTGAAGCGGCCGTCGTCCGGATCAAGGGAACCCGGAAGGCGCTGGCCTTGACCGTGGACGGCAACAGCCGCTACGGCGTCCTCAATCCATATCGGGGAGGGGTTATCGCGGTCTGCGAGGCGGCCCGGAACATCGTCTGCGCTGGCGGCCGCCCGATCGGGCTGACCGATTGCCTAAATTTCGCGAACCCCGAACGGCCGGAGGTGATGTGGCAGTTCGCGTTGTCGGTGGAAGGCATCGCGGATGCCTGTCGGGAACTGGAAATTCCGGTGGTGAGCGGTAACGTGAGCTTCTACAACGAGACCAACGGCCTGGGAATCTATCCCACGCCGATTGTCGGCGTGGTGGGATTGATCGAAGAGGTCGAGCGGACGGTCCGGCCGGGATTCCGGGACGAAGGCGACCGGGTGGTCCTCCTGGGGCAGACCAAGGAAGAGCTCGGCGGCACGGAATACCTCAGCCGGATTCATTCCCGCGAGGGAGGTCTCCCGCCGTTGTTGGACCTGTCCGCCGAGAAGGCGGTACAAAAATGTTGTTTAGACGGGATCGAGGCTGGTATAATCAAATCAGCCCATGACTGCTCCGAAGGCGGGCTGGCAATTGCGCTGGCCGAGGCGGTCATGATGTCGGAAACGGCGTCTGAAAGGGCCTCCGGATCATCGTGGGGGGCGACGGTGGTTCTTCCGGATCTTCCGATCCGCCGGGACGCCCATCTCTTCGGAGAATCCCAGTCCAGAATCATCGTCACCGTGGCCGAAGACCGCCTTCCGGAACTCGAGCAGCGCTGCGCGGAGCACGGGGTGTCCATGGCCGTGATCGGGCGGGTTGAGGGACAACGCCTGACAATCCGCGCGGAGGGAGACAGCCGCCCTTTGATCGACCTCCCGCTCGAAGAAATGCGAACGGCCTGGGAAGGGACAATCGAGTCGTATTTCCAGGAAGGGCAGACGGAACGCTGATTTATGTTCGATAAATTTCACGAAGAATGCGGAGTCTTCGGAATCGCCGGTTCGAAGGACGCGGCGAATATGACCTATCTCGGCCTGTATGCCCTGCAGCATCGCGGCCAGGAAGCGACCGGGATCGTATCCTCCGACGGCAAGGCCTTCTACCAGGAAAAGGGAATCGGCCTGGTCTCGGATCTTTTCAACAAGGAACGGCTGGACCGCCTGAAGGGTTCCATGGCCATCGGCCACAACCGGTACTCCACGGCGGGGGAAAACAGCCTGAAAAACGTCCAGCCGATCATGGTCAATTTCGCGCTCGGGACGCTGGCCCTCGCCCACAACGGCAACCTGACGAACGCCGCCTTCCTGAGGGACGAGCTCGAGGCCTACGGCGCGATCTTTCAGTCCACCTCCGACAGCGAAGTGATCATCCATCTCATCGCACAGTCCAAGGAGAAGGACCTGATGGGCCGGCTGACCGAGGCGCTCCTCCGCGTGAAGGGAGCCTTCTCGCTGGTGATCCTAACGGACCACGGGCTGATCGGGGCGCGGGATCCCTACGGTCTGCGTCCGCTTTCGCTCGGCCGGGTGAAGGACGCCTGGGTACTGGCCTCCGAGACCTGCGCGTTCGACCTGATCGATGCCGAGTTTCTCCGCGACATCGAACCGGGCGAGCTGGTCCTGATCAATGAAAACGGGATCACCTCTTACAAACCCTTTCCGAAAACCGAGCCGGCCCACTGCGTGTTCGAATATGTTTATTTCTCGCGCCCGGACAGCCGGGTATTCGATCACCCTGTTTACGAGA
Coding sequences within it:
- the purF gene encoding amidophosphoribosyltransferase; the encoded protein is MFDKFHEECGVFGIAGSKDAANMTYLGLYALQHRGQEATGIVSSDGKAFYQEKGIGLVSDLFNKERLDRLKGSMAIGHNRYSTAGENSLKNVQPIMVNFALGTLALAHNGNLTNAAFLRDELEAYGAIFQSTSDSEVIIHLIAQSKEKDLMGRLTEALLRVKGAFSLVILTDHGLIGARDPYGLRPLSLGRVKDAWVLASETCAFDLIDAEFLRDIEPGELVLINENGITSYKPFPKTEPAHCVFEYVYFSRPDSRVFDHPVYEIRKNLGRHLARETAVPADIVIPVPDSGVPAALGYAEAGNLRYENGLIRNHYVGRTFIEPEQAIRHFGVKIKLNAVQDVLKGKRVVVVDDSIVRGTTSRKIIKMIRQAGAREVHLRISSPPIISPCYYGIDTPTRSELIAYSHSIEEIRAYITADSLAYLSLEGMLDAVPHKTNRYCTACFSGKYPIPFTQEETVQIGLFDPKAQ